A genomic stretch from Candidatus Kapaibacterium thiocyanatum includes:
- a CDS encoding isoleucine--tRNA ligase, translated as MFESLPDDFSYPALEEEILSYWDHHDVFNASLKAREGNPVFSFFEGPPTVNGRPGIHHVMARSIKDIACRFQSMRGHYVRRQAGWDTHGLPVELAVEKELGITEKSQIEALGVDKFNAACKDFVYRNIGMDDGWRTLTRRMGYWLDMDSAYITCTNDYIESVWWALKQFFEKGLIYKGYKVVPQSPTLGTPLSSHELSLNYKDVRDPNVYLKLKIVASPIDRIIGASIMVWTTTPWTLFANVALAVGPDIQYVLVRNTHTVGKDQVTENLVLAESRLEILDGEVEVLERFTGADLVGSSYEQIFDDVVLDAAAHPNVLHILPGTFVTTEDGTGVVHIAPAFGQDDFELSKQHGLPVPQPVTPNGKFTDEVKEFAGRAVKTFTYSDHTEEGADRDIVKTLKMRGKIYKAAFDYLHSYPHCWRTDNPVIYYARDSWFITSPAYKDRLVALNREITWHPEEIGTGRFGNWLEDVKEWSLSRDRYWGTPLPLWVSEDGSDIMAVGSIEELASGLYETDSGQRVAVADAGVDIDLHRPFVDRVVFERNGVTYRRVREVIDVWFDSGSVPFAQFHYPFENKELFEQSFPADFIAEGIDQTRGWFYTLHNIATALFDKPAYKHVAVNDLILDRNGHKMSKSRGNTVDPFELIDKYGVDAIRWYLMVSSPAWKPKLFNEEDIAKTVIADFFRSLTNTFEFFAMYANIDGYTGREAPVPVAERPEIDRWILSKLNTVIAEYMAAMESYEFTKACRVLQEYVIDDVSNWYVRRNRRRFWKGDYDDDKKAAYQTLHHVLLSVVHMVAPIAPFLAEWIFLRLRTDEEHLSIHCSILHASDASLIDHDLEHRMWQAQHIVSLARSLREKAKIKTRQPLRRILLPVDSPAVRRQLQTVEDIILEEINVKGIEYVSDDTNIVRRSTKPNFKIIGKKYGANTQGVAQAIKSLGSEQVRRLEQSSVLAVTIGDQTVQIDFEDVEIVSEDIEGWLVASDQGITVALDTELDGALLQEGLAREFVSKVQKLRKDSGFDVTDRITIVYATDDTTSDALQTMRTYIATETLADIIDRGDGPYETDLEINGYQVGVRVQRV; from the coding sequence ATGTTTGAATCGTTACCTGACGATTTCTCGTATCCCGCGCTCGAAGAAGAGATCCTTTCCTACTGGGATCATCATGACGTATTCAACGCTTCGTTGAAAGCGCGCGAAGGCAATCCTGTCTTCAGCTTTTTCGAGGGACCGCCGACCGTCAACGGCCGTCCTGGCATCCATCACGTGATGGCGCGCAGTATCAAGGATATCGCCTGTCGCTTCCAGTCCATGCGTGGTCACTACGTCCGCCGCCAGGCCGGATGGGATACGCACGGGCTTCCCGTCGAGCTCGCCGTCGAGAAGGAACTCGGTATCACCGAGAAGTCCCAGATCGAAGCGCTCGGCGTGGACAAGTTCAATGCCGCATGCAAGGACTTCGTCTATCGCAACATCGGGATGGACGATGGTTGGCGGACGCTCACGCGCCGTATGGGATACTGGCTGGACATGGATTCGGCCTACATCACCTGCACCAACGACTATATCGAATCGGTATGGTGGGCTCTGAAGCAGTTCTTCGAGAAGGGACTCATCTACAAGGGCTACAAGGTCGTTCCCCAGTCGCCGACGCTCGGAACTCCGCTGTCGTCCCACGAGCTCTCCCTGAACTATAAGGACGTGCGCGACCCGAACGTCTATCTCAAGCTGAAGATCGTGGCATCGCCCATCGACAGGATCATCGGTGCTTCCATCATGGTATGGACGACGACGCCGTGGACGCTCTTCGCCAATGTCGCTCTCGCGGTAGGGCCGGACATCCAGTACGTTCTCGTACGTAATACGCATACCGTCGGCAAGGATCAGGTGACCGAGAATCTCGTTCTTGCGGAGTCGCGCCTCGAGATCCTCGATGGTGAGGTCGAAGTGCTCGAACGCTTCACCGGTGCCGATCTCGTCGGTTCCTCCTACGAACAGATCTTCGACGACGTCGTTCTCGACGCCGCTGCGCATCCCAACGTCCTGCACATCCTTCCCGGTACCTTCGTCACGACGGAAGACGGTACGGGTGTGGTCCACATCGCTCCGGCCTTCGGTCAGGATGACTTCGAGCTGTCCAAGCAACATGGTCTGCCGGTTCCGCAGCCGGTGACGCCGAACGGCAAGTTCACGGATGAGGTGAAGGAATTCGCCGGACGTGCCGTGAAAACCTTCACGTATTCCGATCACACGGAAGAGGGAGCCGATCGCGATATCGTCAAGACGCTCAAGATGCGCGGCAAGATCTACAAGGCGGCGTTCGACTATCTCCATAGCTATCCGCACTGCTGGCGTACGGACAATCCCGTCATCTACTACGCCCGCGATTCCTGGTTCATCACGTCGCCTGCATACAAGGATCGCCTTGTCGCTCTCAACAGGGAGATCACCTGGCATCCCGAAGAGATCGGCACGGGACGTTTCGGCAACTGGCTGGAGGACGTAAAGGAGTGGTCGCTTTCGCGCGACCGGTACTGGGGTACTCCACTGCCCCTGTGGGTGAGCGAGGACGGTTCCGACATCATGGCCGTCGGCAGTATCGAAGAACTCGCGTCCGGTCTCTATGAAACCGACAGCGGCCAGAGAGTGGCCGTTGCCGATGCTGGTGTGGACATCGATCTCCATCGTCCCTTCGTTGACCGCGTCGTCTTCGAACGCAACGGTGTCACGTACCGTCGTGTCCGTGAAGTGATCGACGTATGGTTCGACAGCGGCTCGGTGCCGTTCGCACAGTTCCACTATCCCTTCGAGAACAAGGAACTCTTCGAGCAGTCGTTCCCTGCTGACTTCATCGCCGAAGGGATCGACCAGACGCGCGGATGGTTCTATACGTTGCACAACATCGCCACGGCTCTGTTCGACAAACCTGCCTACAAGCATGTCGCCGTGAACGATCTCATCCTCGACCGCAACGGACACAAGATGTCCAAGTCGCGAGGCAACACCGTCGATCCATTCGAACTCATCGACAAGTACGGCGTTGACGCCATCCGATGGTATCTCATGGTATCATCGCCTGCATGGAAGCCCAAGCTCTTCAACGAAGAAGACATCGCGAAGACCGTCATCGCGGACTTTTTCCGCTCGCTGACGAATACGTTCGAGTTCTTCGCCATGTATGCCAACATCGATGGCTATACTGGACGCGAGGCTCCCGTGCCAGTCGCAGAGCGGCCGGAGATCGACCGTTGGATACTCTCGAAGCTCAACACCGTCATCGCCGAGTATATGGCGGCGATGGAATCGTACGAGTTCACGAAGGCATGCAGGGTGTTGCAGGAGTACGTGATCGACGACGTATCGAACTGGTACGTGCGACGCAATCGCAGGCGCTTCTGGAAGGGTGACTACGATGACGACAAGAAGGCCGCGTATCAGACGTTGCATCATGTCCTGCTCAGCGTCGTTCACATGGTCGCACCGATCGCACCGTTTCTTGCCGAATGGATTTTTCTTCGCTTGCGTACCGACGAAGAACATTTGAGCATTCATTGTAGTATATTGCACGCGTCCGATGCATCATTGATTGATCACGATCTTGAGCATCGGATGTGGCAAGCACAACACATCGTTTCGCTTGCCCGTTCTTTGAGGGAAAAGGCGAAGATCAAGACGCGTCAACCACTGCGTCGTATTCTTCTTCCGGTAGATAGTCCGGCAGTACGTCGGCAACTGCAAACGGTGGAAGACATCATTCTCGAAGAGATCAACGTGAAGGGCATCGAATACGTATCCGACGATACCAACATCGTCAGACGTTCGACAAAGCCGAACTTCAAGATCATCGGAAAGAAGTACGGTGCGAACACGCAGGGGGTGGCGCAAGCGATCAAGTCTCTCGGCAGCGAACAAGTGCGCCGTTTGGAACAATCTTCGGTTCTGGCCGTTACGATCGGTGATCAAACGGTACAGATCGATTTCGAAGATGTGGAGATCGTCAGCGAGGACATCGAGGGTTGGCTGGTAGCGTCCGATCAGGGAATCACGGTTGCCCTGGATACGGAACTGGATGGAGCTCTTCTACAGGAAGGCCTCGCGCGCGAGTTCGTGAGCAAGGTTCAGAAACTCCGCAAGGACTCGGGGTTCGATGTAACGGATCGTATCACCATCGTATATGCTACGGACGATACGACATCGGATGCCCTGCAGACCATGCGCACGTACATTGCAACAGAAACGCTCGCTGATATCATTGACAGGGGGGACGGTCCATACGAGACCGATCTCGAGATCAATGGCTATCAAGTTGGCGTGCGCGTCCAACGCGTGTGA
- a CDS encoding glutamate racemase, with protein sequence MLNDQRPIGVFDSGIGGLSVLKHLFRILPNERFVYLGDTARVPYGNKSTETIRNYSRQCSAFLMQHDVKMIVVACNTASALALDILQAEMPVPVLGVIEPAAMEAVTRTHNGQIGVIGTRATIASNSYARSIDRSAGPRSITVHSQPCPLFVPLVEEGWLDTQATRLVAAEYLRPLIANHIDTLVLGCTHYPLLGPMLASMLPGVALIDCGECTALTAADMLGERQEATGRAPDVLFYLTDHTPSFPVLARQFLGLTSVNEAVRVSIDHLAGPHGVALGA encoded by the coding sequence ATGCTGAACGACCAGCGCCCGATCGGCGTTTTCGACTCCGGAATCGGCGGCTTGAGCGTACTCAAGCACCTGTTCCGTATCCTTCCCAACGAACGGTTCGTCTACCTTGGCGACACTGCCCGCGTGCCCTACGGCAACAAGAGCACGGAGACCATCCGGAACTACAGCCGGCAATGCTCGGCCTTCCTGATGCAGCACGACGTGAAGATGATCGTCGTGGCATGCAATACCGCATCGGCTCTCGCCCTCGACATCCTGCAGGCGGAGATGCCCGTACCCGTCCTCGGCGTGATCGAACCCGCGGCGATGGAAGCGGTGACCCGCACTCATAACGGCCAGATCGGCGTCATCGGCACCCGCGCCACGATCGCGAGCAATTCCTATGCACGCTCGATCGACCGGAGTGCCGGCCCTCGTTCGATCACGGTACACAGCCAGCCGTGCCCACTCTTCGTTCCACTGGTCGAAGAAGGATGGCTGGACACACAGGCGACGCGCCTCGTCGCCGCGGAATACCTCCGCCCGCTCATCGCCAATCATATCGATACGCTGGTCCTGGGATGTACGCACTATCCCCTGCTCGGACCGATGCTGGCATCGATGCTGCCCGGCGTCGCACTCATCGACTGCGGCGAATGCACGGCCCTCACCGCCGCCGACATGCTCGGCGAACGGCAGGAAGCGACGGGCAGGGCGCCGGACGTCCTCTTCTATCTTACCGACCATACTCCGTCATTCCCCGTCCTTGCGCGGCAGTTCCTTGGCCTCACGAGTGTCAACGAAGCGGTACGCGTGAGTATCGACCACCTTGCCGGTCCGCACGGCGTCGCCCTGGGAGCGTGA
- a CDS encoding glutamine synthetase type III encodes MPHYDILAAARNWRMDGKTAPNPSSVVNDVFASDVLTMEELRQRLSKTAWRSLQSTMERGDAIDPAIADTVALAMKTWAMEKGASHYTHWFQPLTGSTAEKHESFLVPAGDGSAISQFSGKELIVGEPDASSFPSGGLRATFEARGYTAWDPTSPAFIIRHSNGATLCIPTAFASWTGEALDLKTPLLRSMQSLNNSAKRALSLFGVTDVSAVGSTCGVEQEYFLIDEEFYYRRPDLVMCGRTLFGAKPPRGQELEDHYFGSIPDRILSFMADSEHQLYALGIPIKTRHNEVAPGQFEVAPIFEQSNVAADHQQLVMQVLRTTARRYGLVCLLHEKPFAGVNGSGKHLNWSMSTDTGMNLLEPGDTPHDNMQFLFFCAAVIRAVDIHQDLLRISVASAQNDHRLGANEAPPAIVSIFLGDELTEIYDRLLSGKGGATKRSGLLGLGTPVLPPLPRHAGDRNRTSPFAFTGNKFEFRAVGSSQSVSFPTTVLNTIAAESIEAMTLMIEARMKKKQTFEAALIDVLKEVYGAHRRVIFNGDGYAQKWHKEAEKRGLLNLPTAMDAIPLLTQKKNVALFEAWGVLSKRELEAREEIMFDQYFKGVNIEGETTEWIAQTQLLPGALAYLRDVASIAVTASSAVDRTVSRVREHVDQLSDALEHLRTQNMDLGGEEVHQKAHHMQVNVLPAMAAVRKAADALERVVAVHQWPLPGYREMLFVK; translated from the coding sequence ATGCCACATTACGATATCCTTGCCGCAGCCCGCAACTGGAGAATGGACGGGAAGACGGCGCCGAATCCCAGCTCCGTCGTCAACGACGTATTCGCCTCGGACGTGCTGACGATGGAGGAGCTGCGTCAGAGGTTGAGCAAGACGGCATGGCGTTCCCTTCAATCGACGATGGAACGCGGTGACGCCATCGATCCAGCCATCGCCGACACCGTCGCTCTGGCCATGAAGACATGGGCGATGGAAAAGGGTGCGTCGCACTATACGCACTGGTTCCAGCCCCTGACGGGCTCGACGGCCGAGAAGCACGAGAGCTTCCTCGTACCTGCCGGCGACGGTTCGGCGATCTCGCAGTTCTCGGGCAAGGAGCTCATCGTGGGTGAGCCCGATGCATCCTCGTTTCCGAGCGGTGGTCTGCGCGCCACGTTCGAAGCACGCGGATACACGGCATGGGATCCGACGTCTCCTGCCTTCATCATCCGCCACAGCAACGGTGCCACGCTGTGCATTCCTACGGCCTTCGCCTCGTGGACGGGAGAAGCTCTCGACCTCAAGACGCCGCTGCTGCGTTCGATGCAGTCGCTCAACAACAGCGCGAAGCGCGCACTCTCCCTCTTCGGTGTGACCGACGTATCGGCAGTCGGCAGTACCTGCGGTGTCGAACAGGAATACTTCCTGATCGACGAGGAGTTCTACTATCGTCGTCCGGATCTCGTGATGTGCGGTCGTACGCTCTTCGGCGCGAAGCCCCCGCGAGGTCAGGAACTGGAGGATCATTACTTCGGCTCGATTCCGGATCGCATCCTCTCCTTCATGGCCGACTCCGAGCATCAGTTGTATGCTCTCGGCATTCCGATCAAGACGCGTCACAACGAGGTGGCACCCGGTCAGTTCGAAGTGGCGCCGATCTTCGAACAGAGCAACGTGGCCGCCGACCATCAGCAGCTCGTGATGCAGGTGCTGCGCACTACGGCACGCCGTTACGGCCTGGTCTGTCTGCTGCATGAAAAGCCCTTCGCCGGTGTCAACGGATCGGGCAAACACCTGAACTGGTCGATGTCGACGGATACGGGAATGAATCTGCTCGAGCCCGGAGACACACCGCACGACAACATGCAGTTCCTGTTCTTCTGTGCTGCCGTGATCCGTGCCGTGGACATCCATCAGGACCTCCTGCGTATCTCCGTGGCCTCGGCACAGAACGACCATCGCCTCGGTGCCAATGAGGCTCCGCCCGCTATCGTGTCCATCTTCCTCGGGGACGAGTTGACGGAGATCTACGACCGTCTGCTGTCGGGCAAGGGTGGTGCAACGAAGCGCTCGGGCCTGCTGGGCCTGGGTACCCCGGTCCTGCCGCCACTGCCGCGTCATGCTGGCGACCGCAATCGCACGTCACCGTTCGCATTCACCGGCAACAAATTCGAGTTCAGGGCCGTGGGAAGCAGCCAGAGCGTGTCCTTCCCGACGACGGTGCTGAATACGATCGCCGCCGAATCGATCGAAGCCATGACGCTCATGATCGAAGCACGCATGAAGAAGAAGCAGACGTTCGAAGCGGCATTGATCGATGTCCTCAAGGAAGTCTACGGTGCGCACCGCCGCGTGATCTTCAATGGCGATGGATATGCGCAGAAGTGGCACAAGGAAGCCGAGAAACGCGGGCTGCTGAACCTTCCGACGGCGATGGACGCGATTCCGCTGCTGACCCAGAAGAAGAACGTCGCGCTGTTCGAGGCGTGGGGCGTACTATCGAAGCGTGAGCTCGAAGCACGTGAGGAAATCATGTTCGACCAGTACTTCAAGGGCGTGAACATCGAAGGGGAGACGACGGAGTGGATCGCACAGACGCAGCTGCTTCCTGGAGCACTGGCCTATCTGCGGGACGTGGCATCGATCGCCGTCACCGCATCGTCGGCCGTCGACCGCACCGTCTCCCGTGTCCGCGAACACGTGGACCAGTTGTCCGACGCACTGGAGCATCTGCGTACGCAGAACATGGATCTCGGCGGCGAAGAAGTGCATCAGAAGGCCCATCATATGCAGGTCAACGTCCTGCCTGCGATGGCAGCGGTACGCAAGGCGGCCGATGCGCTGGAGCGTGTCGTAGCGGTCCATCAGTGGCCGTTACCCGGATATCGCGAAATGCTCTTCGTGAAGTGA
- a CDS encoding signal peptidase II, with translation MMSGNDRSGLAPYKYFILALSLVLVDQATKLAVKGFSLFGIRHEGMYLGESHPLIGDAIRLTYVENPGMAFGISFGAGKIVLTLVTIVIASVLVWYLWKLRPFHRGVQFAVSLVLAGAVGNLIDRMFYGVFYGEEALFYGKVVDFVQVDIPDLNWLGELYTHFPVFNVADSCVSVGIVLLILLSRHMPTGAQLRSGSLQSTDENHDVSPES, from the coding sequence ATGATGTCGGGGAATGACCGCAGCGGTCTCGCTCCTTACAAGTACTTCATTCTCGCCCTGTCCCTCGTTCTCGTCGACCAGGCAACGAAGCTGGCCGTGAAGGGATTCTCCCTGTTCGGTATCAGGCATGAAGGGATGTACCTGGGAGAGAGCCATCCTCTCATCGGTGATGCGATACGCCTTACCTACGTCGAGAATCCGGGCATGGCCTTCGGCATCAGCTTCGGTGCGGGGAAGATCGTGCTCACTCTCGTGACGATCGTCATCGCTTCCGTCCTCGTATGGTACCTATGGAAACTGCGCCCCTTCCATCGCGGCGTACAGTTCGCCGTATCACTGGTTCTGGCGGGCGCCGTGGGAAACCTGATCGACCGGATGTTCTATGGCGTGTTCTATGGCGAGGAAGCCTTGTTCTACGGCAAGGTCGTCGACTTCGTCCAGGTCGACATTCCCGACCTCAACTGGCTCGGTGAACTGTATACGCACTTTCCCGTCTTCAACGTCGCCGATTCATGCGTGAGCGTCGGTATCGTTCTTCTGATCCTGCTCAGCAGACATATGCCTACCGGCGCGCAGTTGCGCTCCGGATCGCTCCAATCGACGGACGAGAACCATGACGTCAGCCCAGAATCCTGA
- a CDS encoding monofunctional biosynthetic peptidoglycan transglycosylase, whose protein sequence is MIKNILVWIWRTLVAGLVGSVLVVVLFRFVPPAITPLMAKRLVEAPFRGDRMTIVHRWVSYDDIAPSLLRAVQAGEDAGFLRHGGIDWKAVDRAQKANPGRIKRGKPPLGASTITMQTSKNVFLLPYRNMIRKAAEVYFTYLTEALWGKKRILEVYVNMIEWGDGIYGAEAGARTYFGVRASALTADQAARMAAVVPNPRRFHADTPSSYTKKRTSFIRGRMGGIPLPK, encoded by the coding sequence ATGATTAAAAATATTCTCGTCTGGATATGGCGAACGCTGGTCGCAGGGCTGGTGGGATCGGTTCTCGTCGTGGTCCTGTTCCGCTTCGTTCCGCCCGCCATCACACCGCTGATGGCGAAGCGTCTGGTGGAAGCTCCGTTCAGGGGAGACAGGATGACGATCGTCCATCGGTGGGTATCGTACGACGACATCGCGCCGTCGCTGCTTCGTGCCGTTCAGGCCGGGGAGGATGCGGGATTCCTGCGTCATGGTGGTATCGACTGGAAAGCCGTCGATCGTGCACAGAAGGCGAATCCGGGACGGATCAAACGTGGCAAGCCGCCGCTGGGTGCATCGACCATCACGATGCAGACGTCGAAGAACGTCTTCCTCCTGCCCTACCGGAACATGATCAGGAAGGCGGCCGAAGTTTACTTCACCTACCTCACCGAGGCGCTGTGGGGGAAGAAACGCATTCTCGAAGTCTACGTGAACATGATCGAGTGGGGAGATGGCATCTATGGCGCAGAAGCGGGTGCACGGACCTATTTCGGCGTCCGTGCATCGGCGCTCACGGCCGATCAGGCGGCGCGTATGGCGGCCGTCGTTCCGAATCCACGACGCTTCCACGCGGATACACCGAGCAGTTATACGAAGAAGCGGACGAGTTTCATCAGGGGGCGGATGGGCGGGATTCCCCTGCCCAAGTGA